The following coding sequences lie in one Methanohalophilus levihalophilus genomic window:
- a CDS encoding protein translocase SEC61 complex subunit gamma produces the protein MLESAKGNGSISQTLKSYFRVLKLSRKPTREEFLMISKVAGAGILIIGFVGFVVYVLLTELPKWV, from the coding sequence ATACTTGAATCAGCAAAAGGAAATGGCAGCATCAGCCAGACTCTCAAATCCTACTTCAGGGTTCTCAAGCTGTCCCGGAAACCTACCCGGGAAGAGTTCTTGATGATCTCAAAAGTAGCAGGTGCAGGAATCCTCATTATCGGGTTCGTTGGGTTTGTAGTGTACGTGCTGTTAACTGAATTACCTAAATGGGTGTAA
- a CDS encoding transcription elongation factor Spt5: MSDDAAIFVVKTTANQERSVAGMLAQTARKENLDLRAILAPDELKGYVLVEAPDSGVVELAIQTVPHARAVVKGQSSLAEIMHFLTPKPTVTGITEGAIIEVTSGPFKGEKARVKRVDEGHEEITVELFDAVVPIPITIRGDTVRILRKEEEDS, translated from the coding sequence ATGAGTGACGATGCCGCTATATTTGTAGTAAAGACTACTGCAAATCAGGAACGTTCAGTTGCAGGCATGCTGGCACAGACCGCACGCAAGGAAAACCTTGATCTCCGTGCAATTCTGGCCCCGGATGAGCTGAAAGGCTATGTGCTTGTAGAAGCTCCTGATTCCGGAGTTGTGGAATTGGCAATTCAGACCGTTCCACATGCAAGAGCAGTTGTAAAGGGACAATCCAGTCTGGCGGAAATCATGCATTTCCTGACTCCAAAACCAACTGTCACCGGTATAACGGAAGGTGCAATTATCGAAGTTACTTCCGGTCCGTTCAAGGGAGAAAAAGCCCGTGTTAAGCGTGTGGATGAAGGGCATGAGGAAATCACAGTCGAGCTGTTTGATGCAGTGGTTCCAATTCCCATTACAATTCGCGGAGATACGGTAAGAATTCTCAGGAAAGAGGAAGAAGATTCCTGA